CTGCGCGCGGCAGTACGAACCTTGATGGTCTGGTCACGCCATTCGAGAGCCTGCTCGGTCGGGGCCCGGAGATACATGGCGCTACAACCCTTGCCGATCTAAGTAATCGCGGCCCCAGCGTGTAATCGCCGCCAGCCCCGACCCGTTTCTGTTCCGAGCCCAGGTCGCGAGCCCATAGTCCTTGCAGGACAAGAGTTGCCGTTCCACCGTCTCCCGGGACAGGCACAGGGTCTCGATGAGGCCGACGCTGTCGACGCCCTCCGGTCGATCTCGGAGCGACAGCAACACGCGGTTGCGATCATTGCTTGAGATCATACGACAACTCCTCGCTCCCCAGGCGATTGATCCTCGCCGGGTGCCGTTCTCAGGAAATGAGCGGATGTCCCTTGCCTGGCATTCAGAGGGTCGGAAGAATCTCGGGCTTCGAGGCGCGCGTCCCCTTCCACTAATACCTTACCATCAGTGTACGCCATCGCCGCGGGAAAGTCACGTTCCCGCGATCTTGCCGTCTTCTTACCGGATCAGACCCGATTCGCGGCCCACACGCCGGAACACTTCGAGCGCCTGCGACAGATCCTCGCGCGTATGCCCGGCGGTCACGATCGTCCGTACCCGGGCCTTGCCGCGGGGAACGGTCGGGAACGCGATCCCGAGGGCGAAGACCCCCTCCTCGAACAAGCGGTCCGAGAACTGAATCGCCAGCGCCTCGTCGCCGATCATGACCGGGGTAATCGGGGTTTCACTCATCCCGGTATCGTAGCCCAGCCGCTGCAGGCCCGCCCTCAAGAACCGCGTGTTCTCCCAGAGCCGTTCAATGAGACCCGGCTCCTGCTCGATCAGGTCGAGCGCGGCGATGGCTGTCGCCGCCACCGATGGCGGGTGTGACGTGCTGAACAACAGCGGCCGCGCCCGGTTCATTAGATACTCGATCAGGCTGCGGCTTCCCGCCACGTAGCCGCCGAGGCACGCCCAGGCCTTGCTGAGGGTCCCCACCTGGATATCCACCATCCCATGGAGGCCGAAGTGCTCGACGCTGCCCCTGCCCCCCGCGCCCAGCACCCCGCTCGCATGGGCATCGTCCACCATCATAATCGCTCCGAACTCACGAGCGAGCGCGGCGAGGTCCCCGAGCGGTGCAATGTCCCCATCCATGCTGAACACCCCGTCGGTGATGACGAGCACGCGCCGCGCGTCTCGTGAGTCTTCGAGGCACCGGCGGGCCGCCCCGAGGTCCTTGTGCGGAAAGATCTTGCGTTCCGCGCCGCTCAACCGGCAGCCGTCGATGATGCTGGCGTGGTTCAACTCATCGCTCACGACGACGTCTTCGCGCCCAAGGATCGCCGCCACGGTCCCCGCGTTCGCGGCGAACCCCGACTGGTAGAGCAGCGCCGCCTCCGTCCGCTTGAATCGCGCGAGCCGTTCCTCGAGGACCTCGTGGATCGTCATGTTCCCCGCGATCGTGCGAACCGCGCCGGAGCCGACCCCGTACTCGTCGATCGCCAGACGCGCCGCGTCTTTCAATCGTGGGTGCGACGCCAGCCCAAGGTAGTTGTTCGAACAGAGGTTGACGACCCGCCGGCCGTCGTAGGTACACACCGGGGCTTGCTCCCCCTGCAGTTCCCGCGGCCACCGGAACACGCCCCGGTCACGCAGCCCCGCGATCTCGTCGTCCAGGAACGCCAGGGGATCGGTCATGGGTTGCCTCTCGTTCACTAGTTCGCCTCCCGCCTTCGACGTCTCCTCCAACACAGGCCGGGGATGGTGCGCGCCCCGACACGCGGGGAGCGCCCGGGGCCGTCCAATCCAAAATGCCCATTCCGGTGTATAACTGACTGGACAGAGAAATCGGATCCGGGTCGGTGATCTGGCTTACGGGTCCAAATACATCGTTCGGAGGACCATCCGCATGCAGCACGCCGGCTCCAGCCCCGACACATCACGCTCACACGGACGCGGGGGGCAGCGTTCCGGCCGCCTGGTCTCGCTCGCCCTCGTGGCCTGCCTGGCGATGACGGCCTGGGCCGGCGCGGCCCCCTCCCCCACACTCGCCGCGATGGGCCATGCGCCCAAAGCGTACATAGGGCTTTTCAATGATAACGCCGTGGCCGTGCTCGACACCGGGACGAACCGCGTCCTCTCGACGATCCCGATCCCCGCCGGCCCGCACGGCCTGGTGATCTCGCCCGACGGGCGACGAGTGTACGCGAGCAGCGATGGCTCTTCCACGGTGAGCGTCATCAGCGCGGTGACCGACCGCGTGGTGAGCAGTATCGAGGTAGGCAAGTCCCCGCACGGGCTGGCCATCAGCCGGGACGGCCGCCAGGTCCTGGTTGCGGTGTTCGGGGCCAGCCAAGTCGTCGCGATCGACACCGTGCGCAACCAGGTCGTCGCCAGGATC
This portion of the bacterium genome encodes:
- a CDS encoding glycine C-acetyltransferase translates to MTDPLAFLDDEIAGLRDRGVFRWPRELQGEQAPVCTYDGRRVVNLCSNNYLGLASHPRLKDAARLAIDEYGVGSGAVRTIAGNMTIHEVLEERLARFKRTEAALLYQSGFAANAGTVAAILGREDVVVSDELNHASIIDGCRLSGAERKIFPHKDLGAARRCLEDSRDARRVLVITDGVFSMDGDIAPLGDLAALAREFGAIMMVDDAHASGVLGAGGRGSVEHFGLHGMVDIQVGTLSKAWACLGGYVAGSRSLIEYLMNRARPLLFSTSHPPSVAATAIAALDLIEQEPGLIERLWENTRFLRAGLQRLGYDTGMSETPITPVMIGDEALAIQFSDRLFEEGVFALGIAFPTVPRGKARVRTIVTAGHTREDLSQALEVFRRVGRESGLIR